A window of the Sphaerobacter thermophilus DSM 20745 genome harbors these coding sequences:
- a CDS encoding aspartate dehydrogenase translates to MTSAPMRVGMIGLGAIGQGVLTQLAAMPDAAVDIVGVLVRDPSRPRLAGTPPVVGTVEALLALEPEVVVEVAGHEALAQLGPAVLRSGRDLIAVSVGALARPEVYDSLVAAACEGGAQITVASGAIGGLDAISAAAVGGITRVTHTTRKPATTLLGAEGAALTEPRELFRGTAREGVLEFPESVNVAAAVSLAGVGLDRTELVVVADPAITRNRHEVVVEGDFGSLRFEIENVPTTANPKTGRIVAMSIVRTLLRRCAPLAIG, encoded by the coding sequence ATGACGAGCGCGCCGATGCGGGTGGGGATGATCGGCCTGGGAGCGATCGGGCAGGGGGTGCTGACGCAATTGGCGGCGATGCCGGATGCGGCCGTAGACATCGTCGGCGTGCTCGTCCGCGACCCGTCGCGCCCGCGACTGGCGGGCACGCCGCCGGTGGTCGGGACGGTCGAGGCCCTGCTTGCCCTGGAGCCGGAGGTGGTGGTCGAGGTCGCCGGGCACGAGGCGCTTGCGCAGCTCGGCCCGGCTGTGCTGCGGAGTGGCCGGGATCTGATCGCCGTCAGCGTCGGGGCATTGGCGCGGCCCGAGGTGTACGACTCGTTGGTAGCAGCCGCCTGCGAGGGCGGCGCGCAGATCACCGTCGCGTCGGGCGCCATCGGCGGGCTGGATGCGATCAGCGCGGCGGCGGTTGGGGGCATCACTCGGGTCACCCACACGACCCGCAAGCCCGCCACGACGCTCCTCGGTGCCGAGGGCGCGGCACTCACGGAACCGCGCGAACTGTTCCGCGGCACCGCCCGCGAGGGGGTGTTGGAATTCCCCGAGAGCGTCAACGTCGCGGCGGCCGTCAGCCTCGCCGGCGTCGGGCTGGATCGCACCGAGTTGGTCGTCGTGGCCGACCCGGCGATCACGCGCAACCGGCACGAGGTAGTGGTTGAGGGGGACTTCGGCAGCCTGCGGTTCGAGATCGAGAACGTTCCCACGACGGCGAACCCGAAGACCGGGCGGATCGTCGCCATGAGCATCGTGCGCACCCTCCTGCGGCGGTGCGCGCCGCTCGCCATCGGGTGA
- a CDS encoding methyltransferase family protein, whose amino-acid sequence MDDYTAHEVAGVIAPPPLIYAAGLILGLLLGRMRPAALLPPRARGPRRAAGTALIAAGSGLGGWAVWTMARAGTGPNPRHPATALVVDGPFRYSRNPIYLSLTAVYLGITLLRNTLWPLLLLPAVLAVIRRGVIEREERYLLSRFGESYRAYQARVRRWV is encoded by the coding sequence ATGGACGACTATACGGCGCACGAAGTCGCGGGCGTGATCGCTCCGCCGCCCCTGATCTACGCCGCGGGGCTGATACTCGGCCTCCTCCTCGGCCGGATGCGGCCTGCCGCGCTGCTGCCCCCTAGGGCACGTGGCCCGCGCCGGGCGGCGGGCACCGCGCTCATCGCGGCCGGGAGCGGCCTCGGTGGCTGGGCCGTGTGGACCATGGCCCGGGCCGGGACCGGTCCTAACCCGCGCCACCCCGCGACCGCGCTGGTGGTCGATGGGCCCTTCCGGTACAGCCGTAACCCGATCTACCTCTCGTTGACTGCGGTCTACCTCGGCATTACCCTGCTGCGGAACACCCTCTGGCCGCTGCTGCTGCTCCCCGCCGTGCTGGCGGTGATCCGGCGCGGGGTGATCGAGCGGGAAGAGCGCTACCTGCTCTCCCGCTTCGGCGAGTCCTACCGTGCCTACCAGGCCCGCGTCCGCCGTTGGGTCTAG
- the nagA gene encoding N-acetylglucosamine-6-phosphate deacetylase — protein MALTIEGARLVDVAGEQPAARLVVEDGRIVDVGPDTAPHGRRVDAHGMIITPGFIDLHTHGGGGFPLHTTDPVAIHGYARWAPSTGTTAFLIGVVGVPGGLPLAQLRTATQAMAAPGQGAEILGIHLEGPYLNPARRGAHDPAWLRQPDHGEVAALLEAAEGRLRLVTLAPELPGADTLIQTLVAAGVTASMGHTDATYEQAQAAIRLGVSQATHCFNAMRPLHHRDPGPLAAVVEAEMVRGELIADGVHVHPAAARLLIRLLGPERVIVVTDAQAVTGKPDAVLDFGGLPARVVDGAVRLADGILAGSALTTAAALKNLVTWGDVSLPEAVGMLSWNPARAIGVERRKGRLQPGYDADLLIFDAALTLQATLCRGVVAYATPTWHERLA, from the coding sequence ATGGCGCTGACAATCGAGGGGGCACGGCTGGTCGATGTCGCGGGGGAGCAGCCGGCCGCGCGCCTCGTGGTCGAGGACGGTCGCATTGTTGACGTCGGGCCGGACACGGCGCCCCACGGCCGGCGAGTCGACGCGCACGGCATGATCATCACGCCGGGTTTCATCGACCTGCACACGCACGGTGGCGGCGGGTTCCCGTTGCACACAACCGACCCGGTGGCGATCCACGGGTACGCACGGTGGGCCCCTTCGACCGGCACCACCGCCTTCCTGATCGGGGTGGTCGGCGTCCCCGGCGGCCTGCCGCTGGCTCAGCTCCGGACGGCTACCCAGGCTATGGCGGCACCGGGGCAGGGTGCTGAGATACTGGGCATCCACCTCGAAGGCCCATACCTCAACCCGGCGCGGCGGGGGGCACACGACCCCGCCTGGCTTCGGCAACCGGATCACGGCGAGGTCGCCGCACTGCTCGAGGCCGCAGAAGGCCGGCTGCGGCTGGTGACGCTCGCACCGGAGCTGCCGGGAGCCGACACGCTGATCCAGACGCTGGTCGCAGCGGGCGTCACGGCCAGCATGGGGCACACCGACGCGACCTACGAGCAGGCACAGGCGGCGATCCGGCTCGGGGTCAGCCAGGCGACCCATTGTTTCAACGCCATGCGCCCGCTGCACCACCGCGATCCCGGGCCGCTGGCGGCCGTCGTCGAGGCGGAGATGGTGCGCGGGGAGCTGATCGCCGACGGCGTGCACGTCCACCCGGCCGCGGCGCGCCTGCTGATCCGATTGCTTGGACCGGAGCGCGTCATCGTGGTGACCGATGCCCAGGCGGTGACCGGGAAGCCGGACGCAGTCCTCGACTTCGGAGGCCTGCCGGCGCGGGTCGTCGACGGCGCGGTGCGGCTCGCCGACGGGATACTGGCCGGCAGCGCGCTGACGACAGCGGCTGCGCTGAAGAACCTCGTCACCTGGGGCGACGTGTCACTCCCTGAAGCTGTCGGTATGCTGAGCTGGAATCCGGCGCGAGCGATCGGCGTCGAGCGGCGCAAAGGACGGCTCCAGCCCGGCTACGACGCCGACCTCCTGATCTTCGACGCCGCCCTCACCCTCCAGGCCACGCTCTGCCGGGGCGTGGTGGCCTACGCCACCCCCACGTGGCACGAGCGGCTCGCTTGA
- a CDS encoding M20 family metallopeptidase — protein MSAVDVVELLAQLVAIESVNPAYPGPASGEAAIAGFVADFCRAAGAEVRTREILPGRPNVVATLRSGRPGPALVFEAHLDTVGILDMGEAALRPRIEGDRLYGRGACDVKGGLAAMLAALAKLAPRRDELPQDLVLAAVMDEEATFQGVRGFLDEGLPIAAAVVAEPTELRVVIAHKGCVRWRIRTVGRAAHSARPDEGLNAIDQMAEVVRALRRELQPRLAMRSHPLLGRPTLSVGTIAGGTGVNVVPAECVIEVDRRLIPGETGASALAEVDAVLADLRRAEPWITVEREEPWIVDGCLDTSPDAPIVRAALAACRQAGYPGEPTGVPYGTDASKFAARGIPSIVLGPGSIAHAHSAHEFIPLPELRHAVEIYAQIALSPLGS, from the coding sequence ATGAGTGCGGTGGATGTCGTCGAGCTGTTGGCGCAGCTCGTCGCGATTGAGAGCGTCAACCCGGCCTACCCCGGGCCGGCCAGCGGTGAGGCCGCGATCGCCGGCTTCGTGGCCGACTTCTGCCGCGCAGCCGGTGCTGAGGTGCGCACCCGGGAGATCCTGCCGGGCCGTCCGAACGTCGTCGCGACGCTGCGCTCCGGCCGCCCCGGCCCGGCGCTGGTCTTCGAGGCGCACCTGGACACGGTCGGGATCCTGGACATGGGTGAGGCGGCGCTGCGCCCCCGCATCGAGGGCGACCGCCTCTACGGCCGCGGCGCCTGCGACGTCAAGGGCGGCCTGGCAGCGATGCTGGCCGCGCTCGCGAAGCTCGCGCCCCGGCGGGACGAGCTGCCGCAGGACCTCGTGCTGGCCGCCGTCATGGACGAGGAGGCCACCTTCCAGGGCGTCCGCGGGTTCCTGGACGAGGGACTCCCGATTGCAGCCGCCGTCGTGGCCGAGCCGACCGAGCTGCGCGTCGTCATCGCTCACAAGGGGTGCGTCCGCTGGCGCATCCGCACGGTCGGCCGCGCCGCGCATAGTGCGCGCCCGGACGAGGGGCTGAACGCGATCGACCAGATGGCGGAGGTGGTCCGTGCCCTGCGCAGAGAACTGCAACCCCGCCTGGCAATGCGCAGCCACCCGCTGCTCGGCCGACCGACGCTCAGCGTCGGAACCATCGCGGGCGGTACGGGCGTCAACGTGGTTCCGGCCGAGTGCGTGATCGAGGTGGACCGGCGACTGATCCCAGGGGAAACCGGAGCGAGCGCCCTGGCCGAGGTCGACGCGGTGCTGGCCGACCTCCGGCGCGCAGAGCCGTGGATCACCGTCGAGCGCGAGGAGCCCTGGATCGTCGACGGATGCCTCGACACCTCGCCGGACGCGCCCATCGTGCGCGCGGCGCTCGCGGCTTGCCGACAGGCAGGCTACCCCGGGGAGCCGACCGGCGTGCCCTACGGCACCGACGCGAGCAAGTTCGCCGCGCGGGGGATCCCGAGCATCGTGCTCGGCCCCGGGAGTATCGCCCATGCCCATTCGGCGCACGAGTTCATCCCGCTCCCCGAACTGCGCCACGCCGTGGAGATCTACGCACAGATCGCCCTGAGCCCGCTGGGGTCGTGA
- the mrdA gene encoding penicillin-binding protein 2 → MPKLVMSVLGLVVIVLGLFLLADRLGGRLLGNTSLPDASPVASPSPGSVEALRTPRDVAAAFTRLWNAGDYAGMYELLSAPAKHTISREDFIARYEGIAQEIGQTAIEATLLDADRDALEQPMHVKRESAKVGTLEEDNVIPIVEEEDGFRVDWTPSVIFAELGDGFVRWQPDIPQRGRILDRKGRPLAHLGQINKVGVVPGQIQDEAALLQALSQALGMPEDEIKSRYEHGQPDWFMPIKSYPDPMDPGLLEQLAGIPGVVVQKWPERVYPAGEAAAHVVGYLTEITADELPELSARGYSAGDVIGRAGIEAWGEQYLAGKRGGRLVIVGPDGGERRVIAEVQSEPAADIVTTIDLDVQLAAERALGDNTGSVVVIDPNTGAILAMVSNPSFDPNKFILGLSDEDWARFNDEEARPLQNRATTFAYPSGSTFKVVTAAAGMIHLGMNMQSTLDCPAAFSLPGSSNVWRDWTGVDQGPMTLHRALVRSCNTFFYQVGVQLDEKDPNLLAETARAFGFGNPTGLEELPEVAGIVPDPAWKLAAVRDGWARGDAVNFAIGQGYFLATPLQVANAYAALANGGTLWQPYLVQEVVALDGTKVYTHEPKEIGKLPISQEQIAGIRAALVDVVTTPAGTAYSAFQGETHPVAAKTGTAEHGQEGRATHAWFAAFSPVDGARLAAVTMIEYGGEGAIVSAPVTREVINAFYEANP, encoded by the coding sequence GTGCCGAAGCTGGTGATGAGTGTCCTGGGGCTGGTCGTCATCGTGCTCGGCCTGTTCCTGCTGGCCGACCGTCTGGGTGGGCGCCTGCTGGGCAATACCTCGCTTCCTGACGCTTCGCCCGTCGCCTCGCCCAGCCCCGGGAGCGTCGAGGCGCTGCGGACCCCGCGTGACGTCGCCGCGGCCTTCACCCGCCTTTGGAACGCGGGTGACTACGCCGGGATGTACGAGTTGCTCTCTGCACCCGCCAAGCACACCATCAGCCGGGAGGACTTCATCGCCCGCTACGAGGGAATCGCTCAGGAGATCGGCCAGACGGCGATCGAGGCGACGCTCCTGGACGCCGACCGCGATGCCCTCGAACAGCCTATGCACGTCAAGCGGGAATCGGCCAAGGTCGGGACGCTGGAAGAAGACAACGTCATCCCCATCGTCGAGGAGGAGGATGGCTTCCGGGTCGACTGGACTCCGTCGGTCATCTTTGCCGAGCTCGGCGACGGATTCGTGCGCTGGCAGCCCGACATCCCGCAGCGCGGCCGCATCCTCGACCGCAAGGGTCGGCCGCTGGCGCACCTCGGTCAGATCAACAAGGTCGGCGTGGTCCCGGGGCAGATTCAGGACGAGGCCGCGCTGCTCCAGGCACTGAGCCAGGCGCTCGGCATGCCTGAGGACGAGATCAAGAGCCGGTACGAGCACGGTCAGCCCGATTGGTTCATGCCGATCAAGAGCTATCCCGACCCGATGGACCCGGGCCTGCTGGAGCAGTTGGCCGGCATCCCGGGCGTCGTGGTGCAGAAGTGGCCCGAGCGCGTCTACCCCGCCGGAGAGGCGGCCGCGCACGTCGTCGGCTACCTGACGGAGATCACCGCCGATGAGTTGCCGGAGTTGAGCGCCCGGGGCTACTCGGCTGGGGACGTCATCGGTCGCGCCGGGATCGAAGCCTGGGGCGAGCAGTACCTGGCCGGCAAACGCGGCGGGCGGCTCGTCATCGTCGGGCCGGACGGCGGCGAGCGGCGGGTGATCGCCGAGGTGCAGAGCGAGCCTGCCGCCGACATCGTCACGACGATCGACCTCGACGTACAGCTCGCCGCCGAGCGCGCGCTGGGAGACAACACCGGGAGCGTCGTCGTCATCGACCCGAACACCGGCGCCATCCTGGCGATGGTCAGCAATCCGAGCTTCGATCCCAACAAGTTCATCCTGGGTCTCTCGGACGAAGACTGGGCGCGGTTCAACGACGAGGAGGCGCGACCGCTGCAGAACCGGGCGACCACGTTTGCCTACCCGTCTGGCTCGACCTTCAAGGTGGTCACCGCCGCGGCGGGTATGATCCACCTCGGCATGAACATGCAGAGCACGCTCGACTGTCCGGCGGCGTTCTCTCTTCCGGGCTCGTCCAATGTCTGGCGCGACTGGACCGGGGTCGATCAGGGTCCGATGACGCTCCACCGCGCGCTGGTGCGCTCGTGCAACACCTTCTTCTACCAGGTCGGGGTCCAGCTCGATGAAAAGGATCCCAACCTCCTGGCTGAGACCGCGCGGGCATTCGGCTTCGGCAACCCGACCGGGCTGGAAGAGTTGCCGGAGGTCGCCGGGATCGTGCCCGACCCGGCCTGGAAGCTGGCAGCGGTCCGGGACGGCTGGGCGCGTGGCGACGCGGTGAACTTCGCCATTGGCCAGGGTTACTTCCTGGCCACCCCGCTCCAGGTGGCCAACGCCTACGCCGCGCTGGCTAATGGCGGCACGCTCTGGCAGCCCTACCTGGTGCAGGAGGTCGTGGCGCTCGACGGCACGAAGGTCTATACCCACGAGCCGAAAGAGATCGGCAAGCTGCCCATCTCCCAGGAGCAGATCGCCGGGATCCGCGCCGCGCTCGTGGACGTGGTCACCACGCCCGCCGGTACGGCCTACAGCGCCTTCCAGGGCGAGACGCACCCGGTGGCGGCAAAGACCGGTACCGCCGAGCACGGCCAGGAGGGGCGTGCCACGCACGCCTGGTTCGCAGCCTTCAGCCCGGTCGACGGCGCCCGGCTGGCCGCCGTCACCATGATCGAGTATGGCGGCGAAGGCGCGATCGTCTCCGCCCCCGTGACCCGCGAGGTGATCAACGCGTTCTACGAGGCGAACCCGTAG
- a CDS encoding IS982 family transposase has protein sequence MDVDTFLITVYVLVDTFCQTHLPPEPHRPGPAPALSRSEVLTLAIFGQWMRFSSEQDFYRYAERHLRPYFPTLPHRSQYNRLLRRHQVALAQFALYLADQLGRGPVAVDVLDVAPAPVRNAKRRGRGWLAGEANIGFSLRLGWFAGFRVLTAVSLEGAITGWGVAPASTNERSLAETLIACRAHPDPRLPSVGTPVATYLADSGFAGEDYKAHLAATYGVTLVATPQRGSRRRWPKAVRRWVARHRQIVETVVGRLLHTFGLERERPHTLAGFQARLAAKVALHNLCCWLNRQQGRPLLAVANLITW, from the coding sequence ATGGATGTGGACACCTTCCTGATTACAGTCTATGTCCTGGTCGACACCTTCTGCCAGACCCACCTGCCCCCGGAGCCCCACCGCCCCGGCCCCGCGCCGGCCCTGAGCCGCAGCGAGGTCTTGACCCTGGCCATCTTCGGGCAGTGGATGAGGTTCTCCAGTGAGCAGGACTTCTACCGCTACGCCGAGCGCCACCTGCGCCCCTACTTCCCGACCCTGCCCCACCGCAGCCAATACAACCGGCTGCTGCGGCGGCATCAGGTCGCCCTGGCCCAGTTCGCCCTCTACCTGGCAGACCAACTTGGCCGGGGGCCAGTGGCGGTGGATGTGCTCGATGTGGCGCCGGCTCCGGTGCGCAACGCCAAGCGCCGCGGGCGGGGCTGGCTGGCCGGCGAGGCCAACATCGGCTTCAGCTTGCGCCTGGGCTGGTTTGCCGGCTTCCGCGTGCTGACCGCCGTCAGCCTGGAGGGGGCGATCACCGGCTGGGGCGTGGCCCCGGCCAGCACCAATGAGCGGTCCCTCGCCGAGACCCTGATTGCCTGTCGGGCCCACCCCGATCCCCGCCTGCCCAGTGTCGGCACGCCGGTGGCGACCTATCTGGCCGACAGTGGCTTTGCCGGCGAGGACTACAAGGCGCACCTGGCGGCCACCTATGGCGTGACGCTGGTGGCCACCCCGCAGCGGGGCAGTCGGCGGCGCTGGCCCAAGGCGGTCCGCCGCTGGGTGGCCCGCCATCGCCAGATCGTGGAGACGGTCGTTGGACGACTGCTGCACACCTTCGGCCTCGAGCGGGAGCGCCCGCACACCCTGGCGGGCTTCCAGGCGCGACTGGCGGCCAAGGTGGCGCTGCACAACCTCTGTTGCTGGCTGAATCGGCAGCAGGGGCGGCCGCTGCTGGCCGTGGCGAACCTGATCACCTGGTAG
- a CDS encoding ribose-phosphate diphosphokinase codes for MTGRYDQLTIFGGNSNPELTREICNYIDIPPGRIEVFRFSNENIFVRICESVRENDVFVVQSFSSPVNDSIMELLIIIDTLKRASAGRITAVIPYFGYGRTDKKDQPRVPITARLIADLITVAGADRVLTVDLHAGQIQGFFNIPVDEMTAMPIIARYFQEKRLERPVVVSPDLGNTKRARNFAEELDASLAIIEKRRVGNVDKTEVLNLIGSVEGCQAVLVDDEIDTAGSITQAAQVCIENGAVEVYAACTHPVLSGPAIERLALSPIREVVVSNTIPIPPEKRLDKITVLSVAPLLGETIQRIHTGASVSPVYRGVGSRPIR; via the coding sequence ATGACCGGCCGCTATGATCAGTTGACCATCTTCGGCGGCAACTCCAACCCGGAACTCACCCGGGAGATCTGCAACTACATCGATATCCCGCCCGGCCGGATCGAGGTGTTCCGGTTCAGCAACGAGAACATCTTCGTCCGCATCTGCGAGAGCGTGCGTGAGAACGACGTCTTCGTCGTCCAGTCCTTCAGCAGCCCGGTCAACGACAGCATCATGGAGCTGCTGATCATCATCGACACGCTCAAGCGGGCCTCGGCCGGGCGTATCACCGCGGTTATCCCCTACTTCGGCTACGGCCGCACCGACAAGAAGGACCAGCCGCGTGTGCCGATCACGGCGCGCCTCATCGCCGACCTGATCACCGTCGCCGGGGCCGACCGCGTCCTGACCGTCGACCTGCACGCCGGGCAGATCCAGGGCTTCTTCAACATCCCCGTCGACGAGATGACCGCTATGCCGATCATCGCCCGCTATTTCCAGGAGAAGCGCCTGGAGCGGCCGGTCGTCGTCTCGCCGGACCTGGGGAACACCAAGCGGGCGCGCAACTTCGCCGAGGAACTGGACGCGAGTCTGGCCATTATCGAGAAGCGCCGGGTCGGGAACGTCGACAAGACCGAGGTGCTGAACCTGATCGGCTCGGTCGAAGGGTGCCAGGCGGTGCTGGTCGACGACGAGATCGACACGGCCGGCTCGATCACCCAGGCCGCTCAGGTCTGCATCGAGAACGGTGCGGTCGAGGTCTACGCCGCCTGCACCCATCCGGTCCTGAGTGGCCCGGCCATCGAGCGGCTGGCGCTCAGCCCGATCCGGGAGGTGGTGGTGAGCAACACCATCCCGATCCCCCCGGAGAAGCGGCTCGACAAGATCACGGTGCTCTCGGTCGCCCCGCTGCTGGGTGAGACGATCCAGCGCATTCACACCGGCGCCAGCGTCAGCCCGGTCTACCGCGGCGTTGGCAGCAGGCCGATCCGCTAG
- the rnc gene encoding ribonuclease III, which yields MASAPTMESQRDPKPDDRPERAAQRLGIEFRDLDLLRLALTHRSYLNELGISQIEAVRDSNERLEFLGDSVLGMITAEFLYRRFPRLPEGMLTAYRTALVRTETLARWARRFGLDELLYLGRGEITADGEIRDRILAGAFEAVIAAIYLDRGIRATRRFLRQLLIEDAEQIITEGQETNYKGRLQELVQEHMRVTPMYRTVAVSGPAHDRVFTVEVVVGGECLGVGTGSSKRAAQQEAAQSALARLAAEGITEDHDRPL from the coding sequence ATGGCGTCGGCACCGACGATGGAGAGCCAGCGCGATCCGAAGCCGGACGACCGCCCGGAGCGCGCGGCGCAGCGGCTGGGCATCGAGTTCCGCGATCTCGACCTGCTTCGGCTGGCGTTAACTCATCGCTCCTACCTCAACGAACTCGGCATCTCCCAGATCGAAGCGGTGCGCGACTCTAACGAGCGCCTGGAGTTCCTGGGCGACTCGGTTCTCGGCATGATCACTGCGGAGTTCCTCTACCGGCGCTTCCCACGGCTCCCGGAGGGGATGCTCACAGCCTACCGCACCGCCTTGGTCCGCACCGAGACGCTGGCGCGCTGGGCACGACGTTTCGGGTTGGACGAGTTGCTCTATCTCGGCCGCGGGGAGATAACCGCCGATGGGGAGATCCGCGACCGGATCCTGGCCGGGGCATTCGAAGCGGTGATTGCCGCGATTTATCTGGACCGGGGTATCCGCGCTACCCGGCGCTTCTTGCGCCAGCTCCTGATCGAGGACGCGGAGCAGATCATCACCGAGGGGCAGGAGACCAACTACAAGGGACGGCTCCAGGAGCTCGTGCAGGAGCACATGCGGGTAACCCCGATGTATCGCACGGTGGCGGTGTCTGGCCCCGCGCACGACCGGGTCTTCACCGTCGAGGTGGTCGTCGGTGGTGAGTGCCTTGGCGTGGGGACCGGGAGCAGCAAGCGCGCTGCCCAGCAAGAGGCGGCACAGAGCGCGCTGGCGCGGCTGGCCGCGGAAGGGATAACCGAGGACCATGACCGGCCGCTATGA
- a CDS encoding PIG-L deacetylase family protein: MEQAQEQVERKVAMVFVAHPDDAEFGTAGTVARWVREGWDVYYVIITDGGAGGPDDATDVSPEARRRISETRKAEQRAAGEILGLADVIFLDYPDGQLEPTLELRRDIVRLIRKYRPERVISPSPDRVWEPVYNVRRHHPDHLAAGQAVMAAVYPAPQNPWDFPELLAEGLQPHKVSEIYVIGAPVLNYAVDITETIDLKIAALRAHQSQLGDHFDQIERMVRTWAADRGARHGMAYAEEFHRIINW; the protein is encoded by the coding sequence ATGGAGCAGGCACAGGAGCAGGTGGAGCGCAAGGTCGCGATGGTCTTCGTGGCGCACCCGGACGACGCCGAGTTCGGCACGGCCGGAACGGTCGCCCGCTGGGTACGCGAGGGCTGGGATGTCTACTACGTCATCATCACCGATGGCGGCGCCGGAGGGCCGGACGACGCGACCGATGTCAGCCCGGAGGCACGGCGCCGCATCTCGGAGACGCGCAAGGCGGAGCAGCGGGCGGCCGGCGAGATCCTGGGCCTCGCCGATGTCATCTTCCTCGATTACCCCGACGGCCAGTTGGAGCCGACCCTGGAGCTGCGCCGGGACATCGTCCGGCTCATCCGCAAGTACCGGCCGGAGCGCGTTATCAGCCCCTCGCCCGACCGGGTCTGGGAGCCGGTGTACAACGTCCGCCGGCACCATCCGGACCATCTGGCCGCCGGCCAGGCGGTCATGGCCGCCGTCTACCCCGCACCGCAGAACCCCTGGGACTTCCCGGAGTTGCTGGCCGAGGGGTTGCAGCCGCACAAGGTCTCCGAGATCTACGTCATCGGCGCGCCGGTGCTCAACTACGCCGTCGACATCACCGAGACGATCGACCTGAAGATCGCGGCGCTCCGGGCGCACCAGAGCCAGTTGGGCGACCACTTTGACCAGATCGAGCGCATGGTTCGCACCTGGGCGGCCGACCGCGGTGCGCGGCACGGCATGGCCTACGCCGAGGAGTTCCACCGCATCATCAACTGGTGA
- a CDS encoding NAD(P)/FAD-dependent oxidoreductase: protein MSQLPAVEVVVVGGGVIGCASAYELRKAGLSVAIVEAREVASAASGASAGGVRQQGRDPRELAIAMRAIARWPSLEEELGADLHYRQDGHLTLVWREEDLPALEARVRDEQARGLGIRIVGRDELDDLAPGLGPDIIAGAWCPTDGHAMPILVTKAFCAAAQRLGATLYEWTAVTGFRLEGARVVGVHTTRGDIPCRFVLIAAGAWSRDLARMVGVELPIEPHALQMMVTNPMPPRLKPVVTCVGRRLSLKQLRSGAYLLGGGWPGSVDWEGRFGRNRVASMAGSAVDASAVYPLLRRTRVVRAWTGLEAIAADEVPILGPVPGIEGMVLACGFSGHGFALSPCIGELMAELIATGRTSLPLDALSLDRFAA from the coding sequence ATGAGCCAGTTGCCAGCGGTGGAGGTGGTGGTCGTCGGGGGCGGCGTGATCGGCTGTGCCTCGGCGTACGAACTCCGCAAGGCCGGGCTGTCGGTCGCGATTGTCGAGGCCCGCGAGGTCGCCTCGGCTGCGTCCGGGGCAAGCGCAGGCGGCGTGCGCCAGCAGGGGCGCGACCCGCGAGAACTGGCCATCGCCATGCGCGCCATCGCCCGCTGGCCGAGCCTGGAGGAGGAACTGGGCGCCGACCTCCACTACCGCCAGGACGGTCACCTGACGCTCGTCTGGCGGGAGGAGGATTTGCCAGCCCTGGAAGCGCGCGTGCGCGACGAGCAGGCGCGCGGCCTGGGCATCCGGATCGTTGGGCGGGATGAGCTGGACGACCTCGCCCCCGGGCTGGGGCCGGACATCATCGCCGGTGCCTGGTGCCCCACCGACGGCCACGCGATGCCGATCCTGGTCACCAAGGCGTTCTGCGCCGCCGCGCAGCGGCTCGGTGCCACGCTCTACGAGTGGACCGCCGTGACCGGGTTCCGGCTGGAGGGCGCCCGCGTGGTGGGCGTCCACACCACCCGCGGTGACATCCCCTGCCGGTTTGTCCTGATCGCGGCCGGGGCCTGGAGCCGAGACCTGGCACGGATGGTCGGCGTGGAACTGCCGATCGAGCCGCACGCCCTGCAGATGATGGTAACGAACCCGATGCCGCCGCGGCTCAAGCCGGTGGTGACCTGCGTCGGGCGGCGGCTGAGCCTGAAGCAGCTCCGCAGCGGCGCCTACCTCCTCGGCGGCGGCTGGCCCGGCAGCGTCGACTGGGAGGGGCGCTTCGGCCGAAACCGGGTCGCGAGCATGGCCGGCAGCGCCGTCGATGCCAGCGCTGTCTACCCCCTGCTGCGCCGGACGCGGGTCGTCCGCGCCTGGACGGGACTGGAGGCGATCGCTGCCGACGAGGTGCCGATCCTCGGCCCGGTGCCCGGGATCGAGGGTATGGTGCTTGCCTGCGGCTTCTCCGGGCACGGATTCGCCCTGTCACCCTGCATCGGCGAGTTGATGGCCGAGCTGATCGCAACCGGCCGGACCTCACTGCCCCTCGATGCCTTGAGCCTGGACCGCTTCGCGGCGTGA